A stretch of the Nyctibius grandis isolate bNycGra1 chromosome 13, bNycGra1.pri, whole genome shotgun sequence genome encodes the following:
- the CMC4 gene encoding cx9C motif-containing protein 4: MSQKDPCQKQACEIQKCLQANNYMESMCETVLQEMRKCCSRYPKGRSICCSGFEKEEREREKIKATSEGIPPAPQ, translated from the exons ATGTCCCAGAAGGATCCCTGCCAGAAACAAGcctgtgaaatacagaaatgcttGCAAG cgAACAACTACATGGAGTCTATGTGTGAAACCGTGCTTCAGGAAATGCGGAAGTGCTGCAGCCGGTACCCCAAGGGCAGATCCATCTGTTGTTCAGGgtttgagaaagaagaaagggagagagaaaaaattaagGCGACTTCAGAAGGAATTCCCCCAGCACCTCAGTAA